A genomic segment from Anas platyrhynchos isolate ZD024472 breed Pekin duck chromosome 5, IASCAAS_PekinDuck_T2T, whole genome shotgun sequence encodes:
- the FLRT2 gene encoding leucine-rich repeat transmembrane protein FLRT2 codes for MGFWTKMWPTDWAVLIKSWLIFSLGLYMQVSKTVACPKVCRCDRNFVYCNERSLTSVPLGIPEGVTVLYLHNNQINNAGFPAELHNVQSVHTVYLYGNQLDEFPMNLPKNVRVLHLQENNIQTISRAALAQLLKLEELHLDDNSISTVGVEDGAFREAISLKLLFLSKNHLSSVPVGLPVDLQELRVDENRIAVISDLAFQNLTSLERLIVDGNLLTNKGIAEGTFSHLSKLKEFSIVRNSLTYPPPDLPGTHLLRLYLQDNQITHIPLTAFSKLHKLERLDISNNQLRMLVKGVFDNLHNLRQLTVRNNPWLCDCSIKWVTEWLKFIPSSINVRGFMCQRPEQVRGMAVRELNMNMLSCPTTTPGLPLIITPVPATAKPTALVSPSSVPSPSSRYNPLTPTIVTLPTVPDREDRERVTPPISERIQLSIHFVNDTCIQVNWISLFTVMAYKLTWVKMGHSLVGGIVQERIVSGEKQHLSLVNLEPKSTYRICLVPLDAYNNYRTGEDTVCSEATTKASFLNNGSNIPSSHEQTTSQNLGSPFLLAGLIGGAVIFVLVVLLSIFCWHMHKKGRYTSQKWKYNRGRRKDDYCEAGTKKDNSILEMTETSFQIVSLNNDQLLKGDFRLQPIYTPNGGINYTDCHIPNNMRYCNSNVSDLEHCHT; via the coding sequence ATGGGTTTCTGGACTAAAATGTGGCCCACAGACTGGGCTGTTCTCATAAAATCATGGCTTATCTTTTCCCTGGGGCTGTACATGCAGGTCTCTAAAACTGTGGCTTGTCCAAAAGTGTGCCGCTGTGACCGAAACTTTGTCTACTGTAATGAGCGAAGCTTGACCTCAGTGCCTCTTGGGATACCAGAGGGTGTAACCGTCCTCTACCTCCACAATAACCAAATTAATAATGCTGGATTTCCTGCAGAGTTGCACAATGTTCAGTCTGTGCACACAGTCTACCTGTATGGCAACCAGTTGGATGAATTCCCCATGAACTTGCCCAAGAATGTCAGGGTTCTCCACCTGCAGGAAAACAACATTCAGACCATTTCTCGGGCTGCCCTTGCTCAGCTTTTGAAGCTGGAAGAACTGCACCTGGATGACAACTCCATCTCCACTGTTGGGGTTGAGGATGGGGCATTCCGGGAAGCCATCAGCCTCAAGCTTCTGTTCTTGTCCAAGAATCACTTAAGCAGCGTACCAGTAGGCCTTCCAGTGGACTTACAAGAACTTCGAGTAGATGAAAACCGCATTGCTGTCATTTCAGACCTGGCCTTCCAGAATCTTACAAGTTTGGAGCGTCTGATTGTGGATGGCAATCTCCTTACTAATAAAGGCATAGCTGAAGGCACCTTCAGCCACCTCTCCAAGCTCAAGGAATTCTCAATAGTGCGGAATTCACTGACCTACCCTCCTCCTGATCTTCCAGGTACACATCTACTAAGGCTCTACTTGCAGGACAACCAGATAACCCATATACCACTTACAGCCTTTTCAAAACTTCATAAACTGGAACGTCTTGATATTTCCAACAATCAGCTTCGGATGTTGGTAAAGGGGGTATTTGATAACCTCCACAACCTGAGACAACTCACTGTAAGGAATAATCCCTGGTTGTGTGACTGCAGTATAAAGTGGGTCACTGAATGGCTCAAATTTATTCCTTCTTCCATCAATGTACGGGGTTTTATGTGCCAGCGACCAGAACAGGTCCGAGGTATGGCGGTCAGGGAACTCAATATGAATATGTTGTCATGCCCCACCACCACTCCTGGTCTGCCACTTATCATCACCCCAGTCCCAGCTACAGCCAAGCCAACTGCATTAGTTTCCCCCTCATCCGTTCCTTCCCCAAGTAGCAGGTATAATCCTCTGACTCCCACCATAGTCACACTCCCCACTGTGCCTGACAGGGAGGACAGAGAAAGGGTGACACCTCCTATATCTGAACGGATTCAACTCTCTATCCATTTTGTGAATGACACTTGCATCCAGGTTAACTGGATATCTCTTTTTACCGTGATGGCATATAAACTCACATGGGTTAAAATGGGCCATAGTCTGGTAGGAGGAATTGTTCAGGAGCGTATAGTTAGTGGTGAGAAGCAACACTTGAGTCTGGTAAATCTGGAGCCCAAATCCACCTATCGGATTTGCTTGGTTCCACTGGATGCTTATAATAATTACCGAACAGGAGAAGACACTGTCTGTTCAGAAGCCACAACCAAGGCTTCCTTTTTGAACAATGGCAGCAACATCCCCTCCAGCCATGAGCAGACAACTTCTCAGAACCTGGGCTCTCCATTTCTGCTGGCAGGGTTGATTGGGGGTGCAGTGATATTTGTCCTCGTGGTCCTGCTCAGCATTTTTTGCTGGCACATGCACAAAAAGGGGCGTTACACCTCCCAGAAGTGGAAATATAACCGGGGCCGTCGGAAAGATGACTACTGTGAGGCAGGGACCAAGAAGGACAACTCCATCCTGGAGATGACGGAAACCAGCTTCCAGATTGTCTCCTTAAATAATGATCAGCTCCTTAAAGGAGATTTCAGACTGCAGCCCATATATACCCCAAATGGGGGCATTAACTACACAGACTGCCACATCCCCAACAACATGCGATACTGCAACAGCAATGTCTCAGACCTGGAGCACTGTCATACGTGA